A genomic segment from Aegilops tauschii subsp. strangulata cultivar AL8/78 chromosome 1, Aet v6.0, whole genome shotgun sequence encodes:
- the LOC109748294 gene encoding putative disease resistance protein RGA4 has translation MAVGWDWDSAAFIAIVGWLVSPIITLLLPNILSCLGFDASRKLWELEIHVIPELKKTLLAVDQKRMLQRGGVSDVATLDKMAAVLRHGREEAEDIFDDAQHKIVGGDILYGILQTYKTRIARIARRGSAQLLQWAQKIFLPRSEDVLPVITSAIAPSGEPVPVTAPSDSPGWWTSCSCISFDLLKLCCTSLYNSAVDVFKVACFCRDWSYDVVGITSYLENASASDVVSAAISRRNLKRRIEELERVVNGVKKSELLCVPRDSAPDDIANKNRCRIRTASKRKVFGREELRDDIMARFHETPHSDAPSSSTSPCYSVIGIYGVAGSGKTTFAQYIRDYIKEEYKQKLFDTIMCIHVSETFSVDDIFHEMLKDITSNRHSDILDHEELEEKLKESLCDKRFFLILDDLWVKSKNDIRLEELISPLNVGVKGSTILVTARTKDAAGVLCADEPIKIPDLDEDQYLTLFMHYALGGTSVAAEEFVPVGRLIANKLHRSPIAAVVVAGRLGTNPNIKFWNHIEKLDMLNDTMDALWWSYQQLNPDIRRCLEYCNIFPKRFKLTRVELVRLWIAQGFVKNSCATEDTEDVAEGYIQELVACSFLQQEGDYFTIHDLMHDLAKKVSGSDYFRIENKWIESGEGWKGDVPRDVRHLFVQNYDSEWITEKILGLEKLRTIYVVERGTLLEDKFIESICKRLPKLRVLSIDWSNQYCALENPRKFLIPESMSQLKHLRYLAFRIELSCTINLPSTLSKLRHIQLLDFGYGEILEFSFADLINLQHLICHGDFPNIGRMTSLQTMPRFIVRNKQGYGVKQLRNLNKLRGDLCILGLNDVKSKEEALEANLAAKERLTCVSLWWYPGDTRYNSEIQAEVIEGLCPPVGLETLNIFYYQGTRYPDWMVGKHNGGPKDLQVLWLNGWSQLGSGPELEAVPHLRVLRFSACSWNFLPNNIEHLTSLKELSITDCKNIRSLPTLPQSLKMFRLEGCNDEFMKSCETVGHPNWQKIKHISEKTFRCLHKAFEGHHGRAD, from the exons ATGGCTGTTGGTTGGGACTGGGATTCTGCGGCGTTCATAGCCATAGTTGGCTGGTTAGTCTCACCCATCATCACTTTGCTCTTGCCCAACATCCTCTCCTGCCTCGGATTCGACGCGTCGCGGAAGCTCTGGGAGCTGGAGATCCACGTTATCCCGGAGCTGAAGAAGACGCTGCTTGCCGTGGATCAAAAGAGGATGCTGCAGAGGGGAGGAGTATCCGATGTGGCCACGCTCGACAAGATGGCCGCGGTGCTGAGGCATGGTCGGGAGGAGGCCGAAGACATCTTCGATGATGCTCAGCACAAGATCGTCGGCGGCGACATCCTCTACGGCATCTTGCAGACCTACAAGACGAGAATCGCACGCATTGCCCGGAGAGGATCGGCTCAGCTACTGCAGTGGGCGCAGAAAATCTTCTTGCCTAGGTCAGAAGATGTGCTTCCAGTGATTACCAGTGCTATTGCACCCTCTGGCGAGCCCGTCCCGGTGACTGCACCCTCAGATTCCCCGGGGTGGTGGACCTCTTGCTCGTGCATCTCCTTCGACTTGCTCAAGTTATGCTGTACATCACTATACAACTCGGCAGTTGATGTGTTCAAGGTTGCCTGCTTTTGCAGAGATTGGTCCTATGACGTGGTTGGCATCACAAGTTATCTG GAGAATGCCAGTGCATCGGATGTTGTCTCTGCTGCTATCTCGAGACGGAACTTGAAGAGAAGAATAGAGGAGTTAGAAAGAGTCGTCAATGGAGTGAAGAAGTCAGAACTCTTGTGTGTACCAAGGGATAGTGCACCTGATGATATTGCCAACAAGAACAGGTGCCGAATTAGAACTGCTAGCAAGCGGAAGGTATTTGGTCGAGAGGAGTTGCGTGACGATATCATGGCAAGGTTCCATGAGACACCACACAGTGATGCACCAAGCTCGAGTACTAGTCCATGTTACTCTGTGATTGGCATATATGGCGTTGCAGGTTCTGGGAAGACTACCTTTGCACAATATATACGAGATTACATAAAGGAGGAATACAAGCAGAAACTTTTTGACACCATCATGTGTATTCATGTGTCTGAGACTTTCAGTGTGGATGATATATTTCATGAAATGTTGAAGGATATTACCAGTAATCGACACTCCGATATTTTAGATCATGAGGAGTTGGAGGAGAAGTTGAAGGAGTCATTGTGCGACAAACGTTTCTTCCTGATACTGGATGATCTGTGGGTGAAGAGCAAGAATGACATACGGCTGGAGGAATTAATTTCTCCACTTAATGTTGGGGTCAAAGGAAGCACCATCCTCGTGACAGCTCGAACCAAAGATGCGGCTGGAGTTTTGTGTGCCGACGAACCTATTAAAATACCTGATTTGGATGAGGATCAATACTTGACTTTGTTTATGCATTATGCATTGGGTGGTACAAGTGTTGCTGCTGAAGAATTTGTACCAGTTGGGAGATTGATAGCAAACAAGCTACATAGATCACCTATTGCAGCGGTAGTAGTGGCAGGACGGCTTGGGACAAACCCAAATATCAAATTTTGGAATCATATTGAAAAGCTTGACATGTTGAATGATACTATGGATGCTCTTTGGTGGAGCTATCAGCAGCTTAATCCGGATATTAGGCGATGCTTAGAATACTGTAATATTTTCCCCAAAAGATTCAAGTTGACAAGAGTCGAGTTAGTCCGCCTATGGATAGCCCAAGGGTTTGTAAAGAACAGTTGTGCAACGGAGGACACGGAAGATGTAGCCGAGGGCTACATTCAAGAGTTAGTGGCATGCTCATTTCTGCAACAAGAAGGTGATTACTTTACAATTCATGATCTTATGCATGATTTAGCAAAAAAGGTCTCCGGAAGTGATTACTTCAGGATAGAGAACAAATGGATCGAAAGTGGCGAAGGGTGGAAAGGAGATGTCCCTCGAGATGTTCGCCATCTTTTTGTTCAAAATTATGATTCAGAATGGATTACGGAGAAGATCCTTGGATTGGAAAAATTACGCACCATTTATGTTGTTGAAAGGGGTACACTATTAGAGGATAAATTCATTGAGAGTATATGCAAGAGGCTGCCGAAGTTGCGCGTACTGTCCATTGATTGGAGTAATCAATATTGTGCACTTGAAAACCCCAGAAAGTTCTTGATCCCAGAATCTATGAGTCAGTTAAAGCACCTGCGCTATCTTGCTTTCAGGATAGAACTTTCTTGCACGATAAATTTACCAAGCACACTAAGTAAACTTCGCCATATCCAACTGCTGGATTTTGGTTATGGTGAAATTTTGGAATTTTCCTTTGCTGACCTTATCAACCTACAACACCTAATCTGCCATGGTGACTTTCCTAACATAGGCAGGATGACCTCACTCCAAACGATGCCACGCTTCATTGTAAGGAATAAACAAGGGTATGGAGTAAAGCAGTTGAGGAATCTAAACAAGCTTCGTGGAGACCTATGCATTCTTGGCCTTAACGATGTTAAAAGCAAGGAGGAAGCTCTTGAAGCCAATCTAGCTGCCAAGGAACGGCTCACATGTGTGTCACTATGGTGGTATCCTGGTGATACAAGGTACAATTCGGAAATCCAAGCAGAGGTAATCGAGGGCTTGTGCCCTCCCGTGGGGCTTGAAACACTGAACATCTTTTACTACCAAGGTACGAGGTACCCAGATTGGATGGTAGGTAAGCACAACGGTGGTCCAAAGGACCTGCAAGTACTTTGGTTAAATGGATGGAGTCAACTAGGCTCTGGCCCTGAACTTGAGGCTGTCCCACATCTTCGTGTGCTCCGCTTTTCGGCCTGCAGCTGGAACTTTTTACCAAACAATATAGAGCACCTCACATCGCTCAAGGAATTATCCATCACTGACTGCAAAAATATCCGGTCGCTTCCAACATTGCCCCAATCTCTTAAGATGTTTCGTCTTGAGGGTTGCAATGATGAGTTTATGAAGTCTTGTGAAACAGTCGGACATCCAAACTGGCAAAAGATCAAGCACATCTCCGAGAAAACATTTA
- the LOC109748298 gene encoding leucine-rich repeat receptor-like serine/threonine-protein kinase At1g17230: protein MTGTIPREIGNLMNLEYLGLYQNQISGSIPKTLGKLQSMQELEIYDNNLSGSLPQEFGDLINLVGLGLSNNSLSGHLPANICSGARLQYLFVSNNMFNGPIPSSLKTCTSLVKITLEGNQLTGDISQNFGMYPQLTIMRLTSNRLSGHISPNLGASTQLTVLHLAQNMITGSIPPTLSKLSNLVELRLDFNHLNGEIPPEICTLENLYSLNLSSNLLSGSLPTQIKKLSNLGYLDISGNKLSGLIPAELGACVKLQSLKINGNNFSGSLTGVIGNLAGLQIMLDVSNNNLSGSLPQQLGKLEMLELLNLSHNQFSGSIPSSFASMVSLSTLDMSYNELEGPVPTTRLLQNALASWFLPNKGLCGNISGLPHCYSTPAANHHKRKILGWIFPTVLVVALGIVVAFVVMILLSCNKRKPQEGVTTEARDLFSVWNFDGRLAFEDIIRATEDFNDKYIIGTGGYGKVYKAQLQDGQLVAVKRLHQTEQGLDDERRFRSEMEILSQIRQRSIVKMNGFCSHPVYKFIVYDYIQQGSLHDTLKNEELAKELDWQKRIVVANTVAQAISYLHHDCSPPIIHRDITSNNILLDTSFKAFVSDFGMAKTIKPDSSNWSALAGTYGYVAPELSYTSVVTEKCDVYSFGVVVLELVMGKHPRDLLDGSLTSGEEAMLVKDIIDQRPTAPTTTEENSLALLIRLAFSCLESSPHTRPTMREAYQTLIQRPSSSSCPVHFSALTLQQGMHVGI, encoded by the exons ATGACCGGTACCATTCCCCGAGAGATTGGCAATCTGATGAACCTCGAATATCTAGGCTTGTATCAGAACCAAATTTCAGGATCAATACCAAAAACTTTAGGGAAGTTGCAAAGCATGCAAGAACTGGAAATATATGATAACAACTTATCAGGTTCTCTTCCTCAAGAATTTGGAGATCTCATAAACCTTGTTGGACTTGGACTGTCTAATAACTCACTTTCAGGGCATTTACCCGCAAATATATGTTCTGGTGCCAGACTTCAGTATCTCTTTGTCTCTAACAATATGTTCAATGGCCCCATTCCAAGTAGTTTAAAGACATGTACCAGTTTGGTTAAAATTACACTTGAGGGGAACCAACTAACTGGAGATATATCTCAGAATTTTGGTATGTATCCACAACTCACAATAATGCGCTTGACATCGAATAGACTCTCTGGGCACATCTCACCAAATCTAGGTGCATCTACCCAACTAACAGTACTACATTTAGCACAAAATATGATCACAGGTTCCATACCCCCAACCCTTTCAAAATTGTCCAACCTAGTAGAACTAAGACTCGATTTCAATCATCTCAATGGTGAAATTCCACCAGAAATCTGCACATTGGAAAATCTATATAGCTTGAACTTATCATCGAACCTTTTATCCGGATCCCTACCAACACAGATAAAAAAGCTGAGCAATCTAGGATACCTTGATATATCTGGGAACAAACTGAGTGGATTGATACCTGCGGAACTAGGGGCCTGCGTGAAACTACAGTCCTTGAAGATCAATGGCAACAACTTTAGTGGGAGTTTGACTGGTGTGATTGGAAATTTAGCAGGCCTGCAGATCATGTTAGATGTGAGCAACAATAACCTAAGTGGTTCGTTGCCGCAGCAACTTGGGAAGTTGGAGATGCTAGAACTTTTGAATTTATCACATAATCAATTCAGTGGCAGCATTCCATCTTCCTTTGCAAGCATGGTGAGCCTTTCAACACTCGATATGTCCTACAACGAGTTGGAAGGACCGGTCCCGACAACACGACTACTCCAAAATGCTTTAGCAAGTTGGTTTCTTCCGAATAAAGGTTTGTGCGGTAACATCTCTGGCCTGCCACATTGTTATTCAACTCCAGCAGCTAATCACCATAAACGGAAGATACTTGGTTGGATTTTTCCAACTGTTCTTGTGGTGGCTTTGGGCATTGTTGTTGCATTTGTTGTCATGATATTGCTTAGTTGTAACAAGAGAAAACCACAAGAAGGTGTCACTACTGAAGCAAGGGACCTATTCTCTGTCTGGAATTTTGATGGAAGATTGGCATTTGAGGATATAATAAGGGCAACGGAAGACTTCAACGATAAGTACATCATTGGAACAGGAGGGTACGGCAAAGTCTACAAGGCACAACTCCAAGACGGGCAGCTAGTTGCTGTGAAGAGGCTTCATCAGACCGAACAAGGTTTGGATGACGAAAGAAGATTTCGTAGTGAAATGGAAATCTTATCACAGATCCGACAACGAAGCATTGTCAAAATGAATGGATTCTGCTCCCATCCAGTGTATAAATTTATCGTCTATGACTACATTCAGCAGGGAAGCCTCCACGACACATTGAAAAATGAGGAACTAGCAAAGGAATTGGATTGGCAGAAGagaattgttgttgcaaatactGTGGCTCAAGCAATATCTTATTTGCACCACGATTGCAGTCCACCTATAATCCATCGAGATATCACAAGCAACAACATCTTACTTGATACATCTTTCAAGGCTTTTGTCTCGGATTTCGGCATGGCAAAGACTATTAAGCCAGATTCATCAAACTGGAGTGCACTAGCAGGAACGTATGGCTACGTAGCTCCTG AACTGTCGTACACATCTGTTGTGACCGAAAAATGTGATGTCTATAGCTTTGGCGTTGTTGTGCTAGAGCTAGTGATGGGCAAGCATCCAAGGGATCTCTTAGATGGTAGTTTGACAAGCGGGGAAGAAGCTATGCTGGTGAAAGATATTATAGACCAACGACCGACGGCACCAACAACAACAGAAGAGAATAGCTTAGCTCTGCTCATCAGGTTGGCCTTTTCTTGCTTGGAATCTTCTCCACATACAAGGCCAACCATGCGGGAGGCATACCAAACACTCATCCAGCGACCCTCTTCTAGCTCCTGCCCCGTGCATTTCAGCGCACTTACATTACAGCAAGGTATGCATGTTGGTATATAA